In a single window of the Streptomyces sp. NBC_00353 genome:
- a CDS encoding DUF6300 family protein gives MHQTAHGAWGPGPVSARFPHSWKNASCEEVPGMREATLCPVCDRDEPAADKLLAFFAVHKTLEPSELENFSPHGPATDHPCDPLRRPRPRLSGAVGPVCSSVGLTERSNWPAGLRLQ, from the coding sequence ATCCACCAAACTGCCCACGGTGCGTGGGGACCTGGGCCTGTTTCAGCCCGGTTCCCGCACTCCTGGAAAAATGCCAGCTGCGAAGAGGTCCCAGGCATGCGGGAGGCCACGCTGTGCCCGGTCTGCGATCGTGACGAGCCGGCCGCGGACAAGCTCCTCGCATTCTTCGCAGTACACAAGACGCTGGAGCCCTCCGAACTGGAGAACTTCTCGCCCCATGGACCGGCCACAGATCACCCATGCGATCCTCTGAGGAGGCCTCGGCCCCGCCTGAGCGGTGCAGTTGGCCCGGTGTGCTCTTCAGTTGGCCTGACTGAGCGGTCCAACTGGCCTGCGGGGCTCCGCCTGCAGTGA